A stretch of the Rhodothermales bacterium genome encodes the following:
- a CDS encoding tyrosine-type recombinase/integrase: KTTRTLHQSDLAEGFGRAPLPYALARKYPGIAQEWGWQYVFPSRIRATVPERSTEIRFHMSTSTVQKHLARAVRSSRITKHATCHTLRHSFATHLLESGTDIRRIQTLLGHRNLKTTMIYTHIANRGIPVISPLDLDV; the protein is encoded by the coding sequence CAAAACAACACGCACACTGCACCAGTCGGACCTCGCCGAAGGCTTCGGCCGCGCGCCACTGCCCTACGCACTCGCCCGCAAATACCCTGGCATCGCGCAGGAATGGGGCTGGCAATATGTGTTCCCGTCCAGAATCCGAGCTACGGTTCCAGAACGCTCCACCGAAATCAGATTCCACATGTCGACGTCGACCGTCCAGAAGCACCTCGCCCGGGCGGTGCGCTCCTCACGCATCACGAAGCACGCCACCTGTCACACGCTCCGCCACTCCTTTGCCACGCACCTGCTCGAATCAGGCACCGACATCCGACGCATCCAGACCCTGCTCGGCCATCGCAACCTCAAGACGACGATGATCTACACCCATATAGCCAACCGGGGCATCCCGGTCATCAGCCCGCTGGACCTGGACGTCTGA
- a CDS encoding dienelactone hydrolase family protein, which translates to MRITLLIFGLSILYPSTSAAQDPALQRLEDSPRHHEWGAIPQGDRIVHAFVVYPERETPAPAVIVIHENRGLNDWVRSVADRLAEHGYLAIAPDLLSGMGPEGGKTSDFPDSDAAREALYQLPPDQVTADLNAAADYVASLPAADGSVSVSGFCWGGSQTFRFATNRSGLDAAFVFYGSGPTDPDAIGRINAPVFGFYGGDDARVNATIPDSEKLMKAASKKYEPVIYDGAGHGFMRRGETAPAGDPNAVAHERAWTRWLTLLEKL; encoded by the coding sequence ATGAGAATCACGCTGCTCATTTTCGGACTTTCAATCCTATACCCATCCACGTCCGCAGCCCAGGACCCGGCCCTCCAGCGCCTCGAAGACTCGCCGCGACACCACGAGTGGGGCGCCATCCCACAGGGCGACCGCATCGTCCACGCCTTCGTCGTCTACCCCGAGAGGGAGACGCCGGCACCCGCCGTCATTGTCATCCACGAGAACCGCGGACTCAACGACTGGGTGCGCAGCGTTGCCGACCGGCTCGCCGAGCACGGATACCTCGCCATCGCCCCGGACCTCCTGTCCGGCATGGGACCGGAAGGAGGAAAGACGAGTGACTTCCCCGACTCCGACGCGGCCCGCGAAGCCCTCTATCAGCTTCCGCCCGATCAGGTCACGGCCGATCTGAATGCCGCCGCTGACTACGTCGCATCCCTGCCCGCAGCCGACGGCAGCGTCTCCGTCTCAGGCTTCTGCTGGGGTGGCTCGCAGACGTTTCGCTTCGCCACGAATCGATCCGGCCTCGACGCAGCGTTCGTCTTCTACGGCTCGGGTCCGACGGACCCCGACGCCATCGGCCGCATCAACGCGCCGGTCTTCGGCTTCTACGGAGGTGACGACGCCCGCGTGAACGCGACCATTCCCGACTCGGAAAAACTCATGAAAGCCGCCAGTAAGAAATATGAACCCGTCATCTATGATGGCGCGGGTCACGGATTCATGCGCCGCGGAGAAACCGCGCCTGCAGGCGACCCGAACGCAGTCGCGCACGAACGGGCATGGACGCGCTGGCTCACATTGCTGGAAAAACTCTGA
- a CDS encoding response regulator transcription factor has product MLQAYIVDDEAPARSRLRKLLKPLVDGGRVKVIGEAADGFEALAAFEKQGAELLFLDINMPELDGFGVLERLSPENRPFVVFTTAFDEYAIKAFEANAVDYLLKPISRERLEEAVVRVESLSKGGSGTAQSDERMAQLLDWLDEQAEAKLSASGPAAKEYLKQMSIPYRDRILIVPVERLLSIEIAEGITRLHVLEEQDVGPKRRIRQHIVSYTLEQLEARLDPAAFMRVHRSAIVQLGHITEMMSWFSGRYKLILTGGHEVIASRERSKQLKERLTM; this is encoded by the coding sequence ATGTTGCAGGCCTACATCGTGGATGACGAGGCTCCCGCGCGGAGCCGCCTCCGAAAGTTGCTCAAACCGTTGGTCGACGGTGGACGCGTTAAGGTGATCGGCGAGGCTGCGGACGGGTTTGAAGCGCTCGCCGCGTTCGAGAAGCAAGGCGCGGAGCTGCTGTTTCTCGACATCAACATGCCGGAGCTGGATGGCTTTGGAGTTCTGGAAAGGCTGTCGCCAGAGAACCGGCCCTTCGTGGTTTTCACGACGGCTTTCGACGAGTATGCGATCAAGGCGTTCGAGGCGAACGCGGTCGACTATTTGCTCAAACCGATTTCGCGCGAGCGACTGGAGGAGGCAGTGGTGCGCGTTGAGTCGCTGTCGAAGGGCGGAAGCGGCACCGCGCAGAGTGACGAACGGATGGCGCAACTGCTCGACTGGCTCGACGAACAGGCGGAGGCGAAACTGTCGGCTTCAGGGCCGGCTGCGAAGGAGTATTTGAAGCAGATGTCGATCCCCTATCGGGATCGGATACTCATCGTACCTGTGGAAAGGCTGCTCTCGATAGAAATCGCGGAGGGTATCACGCGGCTGCACGTACTCGAGGAGCAGGACGTGGGACCGAAGCGGCGGATTCGGCAGCACATCGTCAGCTATACGCTGGAGCAGCTTGAAGCGAGGCTCGACCCCGCGGCATTCATGCGGGTGCACCGGTCGGCCATTGTTCAGCTGGGGCACATCACCGAGATGATGTCGTGGTTCAGCGGGCGGTACAAGCTGATCCTGACGGGTGGGCACGAGGTCATCGCCAGCCGCGAGCGATCGAAGCAGCTGAAGGAGCGACTGACGATGTAG
- a CDS encoding histidine kinase encodes MTSRRNIAIALALLLPAVALVPLGMVAFDWAQLSLVTADSAVGTVDSPSFDWIVWADEDELITAAYVFPRGPAAEAGLRTGDIFYMLNMQQYFSTEVLKTAVEGVGPGESVVYNVFRDREAVRARVRLTAYPTFLYPISPALWNFSLWGFMLAAFIHVLGLIVVIPLAIRSRYARSSLVLIFVSALWIIGNTVRLFALTLLGPPLPGTTYATVFQAMTLIGLVGWIGFPFLLVRTVASGTDIANSAAMGAIRPLLMAPAIILAALAIVTGALGHVGPLTLDRLVSPILFYACCYLALAACLALLCYTSESRNEAPTGSRSRVGNGIMLVLAALAAMSVLGVVPVLDAVTEATAGWFVIGAQLLSTVPVILVSLTTLRYGRIDRVFARSLTYLTVLGLIFFAFVGGMGLLDPMVTERGWPRNIVAGVVVVVMLLVFERVARQTRSYFTQFFATDRERAARLLDRFQESTGEYIDVDSLLAQSIDVVGQALNARSAVIFVRPGDVDDRWLTASYHPEPPYLTERIADRLWGEIREHPVPWAANAELGMRSLSRENSEFLTDLGAVVIVPIRGKDRPMGLLALGRKAERRAVYNLEDIDRLRSFAGHLAIAIERLTLVERQQQLIRETSDAQLRALRAQINPHFLFNALNTIVASIDERPDLAEKTVENLASIFRYILQTEDRPFVPLREELSLVRHYLEIEKARFGDKLHVDIQTDEGILDIQIPAFVVQTLVENAVKHGLERTRDGGQVSIECRTNPEGLRIEVRDTGVGIPILFDADHDSTSEAYSFFGIGLNNITARLGYLYDRSDLMSITSAPGEGTTVTVLVPNGTSPDRHTDSSDGRFESHTRQ; translated from the coding sequence TTGACGAGCAGACGAAATATAGCGATCGCGCTCGCGCTCCTGCTTCCGGCGGTGGCGCTGGTCCCGCTCGGGATGGTCGCATTCGACTGGGCGCAGCTGTCTCTGGTCACTGCCGACAGTGCGGTGGGGACGGTCGACTCGCCCAGCTTCGACTGGATCGTCTGGGCCGACGAGGACGAACTGATCACGGCGGCGTACGTGTTTCCGCGCGGACCCGCCGCGGAGGCCGGACTTCGGACGGGCGATATCTTCTACATGCTGAATATGCAGCAATACTTTAGCACGGAGGTGTTAAAGACTGCTGTAGAAGGAGTTGGGCCGGGTGAGAGTGTCGTATACAACGTCTTTCGTGATCGTGAGGCGGTCCGGGCCCGGGTCCGGCTCACGGCATATCCGACGTTCCTGTATCCCATCTCCCCGGCGCTCTGGAATTTCTCGCTCTGGGGATTCATGCTGGCGGCATTCATTCACGTGCTCGGGCTGATTGTTGTCATTCCTCTGGCTATTCGCAGCAGGTACGCGCGGTCGTCGCTGGTCCTGATTTTCGTCTCGGCCCTGTGGATCATCGGCAACACGGTTCGCCTTTTCGCACTGACACTCCTGGGCCCGCCGCTGCCGGGTACGACATACGCGACCGTCTTCCAGGCTATGACTCTGATCGGGCTTGTGGGATGGATCGGTTTTCCGTTCTTGCTGGTGCGGACGGTCGCCTCGGGTACCGACATAGCGAATTCAGCAGCGATGGGAGCCATTCGGCCACTTCTCATGGCTCCTGCCATTATTCTCGCCGCGCTCGCCATCGTCACCGGTGCACTCGGTCACGTCGGTCCCCTGACGCTTGATCGACTCGTCTCCCCCATCCTCTTCTACGCCTGCTGCTACCTCGCCCTCGCGGCGTGTCTTGCATTGCTCTGCTACACGTCCGAGTCGCGTAATGAGGCGCCTACCGGTAGTCGCAGCCGCGTGGGTAACGGGATCATGCTTGTGCTCGCGGCTCTGGCGGCCATGTCCGTCCTGGGCGTTGTGCCGGTCCTCGATGCGGTCACCGAAGCAACAGCCGGCTGGTTCGTGATTGGAGCGCAGCTACTGTCGACCGTTCCTGTCATTCTCGTATCTCTCACGACCTTGCGCTATGGGCGGATCGACCGCGTATTCGCGCGGTCGCTGACGTACCTGACGGTACTGGGTCTGATCTTCTTCGCGTTCGTGGGCGGAATGGGACTTTTGGATCCGATGGTCACCGAGAGAGGATGGCCCCGCAACATTGTCGCCGGGGTTGTCGTGGTCGTGATGCTGCTCGTGTTCGAGCGCGTCGCACGACAGACGCGCAGCTATTTCACCCAGTTCTTTGCCACCGATCGCGAGCGGGCCGCGCGACTCCTTGATCGATTCCAGGAATCCACGGGCGAGTACATCGACGTGGACAGTCTTCTGGCGCAATCGATTGATGTCGTCGGCCAAGCCCTGAACGCACGGTCCGCTGTGATCTTCGTTCGGCCCGGTGACGTCGATGATCGCTGGCTGACGGCATCCTATCATCCCGAACCCCCGTACCTCACCGAGCGAATTGCAGATCGTCTCTGGGGCGAGATTCGCGAGCACCCGGTTCCGTGGGCTGCGAACGCCGAGCTCGGAATGCGGAGCCTGTCCCGGGAGAATTCGGAATTCCTGACCGACCTGGGCGCTGTCGTGATCGTCCCGATTCGCGGCAAGGACCGGCCGATGGGTCTTCTCGCCCTTGGACGAAAGGCCGAGCGTAGGGCCGTCTATAATCTGGAAGACATCGACCGACTTCGTTCGTTCGCCGGGCACCTTGCGATCGCGATCGAGCGGCTGACACTCGTCGAGCGGCAGCAACAGTTGATCCGGGAGACGTCGGATGCGCAGCTCAGGGCACTGCGCGCTCAGATCAATCCCCACTTCCTGTTCAATGCGCTCAACACGATTGTCGCATCGATTGACGAGCGACCGGATCTGGCCGAGAAGACGGTAGAGAATCTGGCCTCCATCTTCCGATATATTCTACAGACGGAGGATCGGCCGTTCGTTCCGCTCCGGGAGGAGCTGTCTCTCGTCCGCCACTACCTTGAGATCGAGAAGGCGCGCTTCGGTGACAAGTTGCACGTGGATATCCAGACCGACGAAGGTATTCTCGATATCCAGATTCCCGCCTTCGTGGTACAGACGCTCGTGGAGAACGCCGTGAAGCATGGGCTTGAGCGAACGCGCGACGGAGGTCAGGTGAGCATTGAGTGCCGCACAAATCCGGAAGGCCTTCGGATCGAGGTACGCGACACCGGGGTCGGGATTCCGATCCTGTTTGATGCCGACCACGACTCAACATCGGAGGCGTATTCCTTCTTCGGCATCGGACTCAATAATATCACGGCCCGGCTGGGCTATCTGTACGATCGTTCGGATCTGATGTCGATTACGAGTGCGCCGGGCGAGGGTACCACCGTAACGGTGCTTGTGCCGAACGGGACATCGCCGGATCGACATACAGACTCGTCTGACGGAAGATTCGAGTCACATACGCGTCAATAA
- a CDS encoding TatD family hydrolase encodes MLIDTHVHIYHEKFDDDRDAAIMRAYEAGVKKLLLPAIDIQSIHDALDLGERYDGVYAMAAIHPSETKDASDHDFAEVVELCNDPRVVAVGESGLDYYWDRSFDERQQEFLRLHARLAIDRDLPLILHNREAGEDLVRILQEEKRASPTPERLRGVFHCFGGPAELAGPILDLGFHFGIGGTLTFKNSGVADVVRELPIDRIVLETDAPFLAPAPYRGKRNEPAYVRLVAEKLAEVMELSVDEVARITSANASALFGI; translated from the coding sequence ATGCTGATCGATACGCACGTCCATATCTACCACGAGAAGTTCGACGACGACCGTGACGCTGCCATCATGAGGGCGTACGAGGCAGGCGTCAAAAAGCTGCTTTTGCCGGCCATCGATATTCAATCCATTCACGACGCACTCGATCTGGGCGAGCGCTACGACGGCGTATATGCCATGGCCGCCATCCACCCGTCGGAGACGAAGGACGCGTCGGACCATGATTTCGCGGAGGTTGTCGAGCTGTGCAACGATCCCCGCGTTGTGGCAGTGGGAGAGAGCGGACTCGATTACTACTGGGACCGGTCGTTCGACGAGCGTCAGCAGGAGTTCTTGCGCCTGCATGCGAGACTCGCCATCGACAGAGACCTCCCGCTGATCTTGCACAATCGCGAGGCGGGGGAGGACCTTGTTCGGATTCTGCAGGAGGAGAAGCGCGCCAGCCCGACACCGGAACGCCTCCGCGGCGTGTTTCATTGCTTCGGTGGCCCGGCGGAGCTCGCCGGGCCAATCCTGGATCTCGGCTTTCACTTCGGGATCGGCGGCACGCTGACATTCAAGAACAGCGGCGTCGCCGACGTCGTACGTGAGCTCCCGATCGACAGGATCGTGCTAGAGACGGACGCTCCGTTTCTCGCACCGGCGCCGTACCGCGGCAAACGCAACGAGCCGGCCTACGTGAGACTCGTCGCCGAGAAGTTGGCGGAGGTGATGGAGCTATCGGTCGACGAGGTGGCGCGGATCACAAGCGCGAACGCCTCGGCCCTGTTCGGCATCTGA
- the dnaK gene encoding molecular chaperone DnaK codes for MSKIIGIDLGTTNSVVAVMEGGEPVVITNAEGARTTPSVVAFKKDGERLVGAPAKRQAITNPQNTVFSIKRFMGRRYDEVTEEMKTVPYEVKSGDNNTARVNIGDRVYTPQEISAMILQKLKQTAEDYLGEKVHEAVITVPAYFNDAQRTATKEAGEIAGLKVRRIINEPTAASLAYGLDKKDHEATIAVFDLGGGTYDISVLDLGEGVFEVKSTNGDTHLGGDDFDQRLINFIADEFKKDEGIDLRGDAMALQRLKEAAEKAKIELSSSTQTTINLPFITATQDGPKHLTMDMTRAKFEQLVHDLVERTIPPMQKALKEAGLSKTDIHEVILVGGSTRIPLVQQTVEEFFGKKPNRSVNPDEVVAVGAAIQGGVLSGDVSDVLLLDVTPLNLGIETLGGVMTNMIQANTTIPTRKNEIFSTASDNQPSVEIHVLQGDRSMANDNRTIGKFHLDGIPPAPRGMPQVEVTFDIDADGILHVAAKDKTTGKEQSIRIEASSGLTDSEIEKMRTDAKAHADEDKKKRDEVDKVNTADSLIFTSEKNLAEYGDKLPAEKKAKIESALERLKEAHKARNLAEIESSMQQLNEAWNEASQDLYEAQQQTTGEEAGGDGAAGEEPEAEVRDADYEVVEDEEEKS; via the coding sequence ATGAGCAAGATTATCGGTATCGACCTTGGAACGACGAACTCGGTCGTAGCCGTCATGGAAGGCGGCGAGCCCGTCGTCATTACGAATGCAGAGGGCGCACGCACGACACCGTCTGTTGTGGCGTTCAAGAAGGACGGCGAGCGACTCGTGGGTGCCCCCGCCAAGCGGCAGGCTATTACGAATCCGCAGAACACCGTCTTCTCCATCAAACGCTTTATGGGGCGTCGGTACGACGAGGTGACGGAAGAGATGAAGACCGTCCCGTACGAGGTGAAGAGCGGAGACAACAACACGGCTCGCGTAAACATCGGCGACCGGGTGTACACGCCGCAGGAGATCTCGGCCATGATCCTGCAGAAGTTGAAGCAAACGGCCGAAGACTATCTAGGCGAGAAGGTGCACGAAGCTGTCATCACGGTGCCCGCCTATTTTAACGACGCCCAGCGCACCGCGACCAAGGAGGCTGGAGAGATCGCAGGCCTCAAGGTTCGGAGAATCATCAACGAGCCAACCGCTGCATCCCTCGCGTACGGACTGGACAAGAAGGATCATGAGGCAACGATCGCGGTGTTCGACCTCGGCGGCGGCACGTACGACATTTCGGTTCTCGATCTGGGCGAGGGTGTGTTCGAGGTGAAGTCGACGAACGGAGACACGCACCTGGGTGGTGACGACTTTGATCAGCGACTCATCAACTTCATTGCGGACGAATTCAAGAAGGACGAAGGCATCGATCTCCGTGGTGATGCGATGGCGCTGCAGCGATTGAAGGAAGCCGCGGAGAAGGCCAAGATCGAACTTTCCAGTTCGACACAGACGACGATCAATCTTCCGTTCATCACGGCGACGCAGGACGGTCCGAAGCATCTGACCATGGACATGACGCGCGCCAAATTCGAACAGCTGGTGCACGACCTGGTCGAGCGGACGATTCCGCCCATGCAGAAGGCGCTGAAGGAAGCCGGGCTGTCCAAGACCGACATACACGAGGTCATTCTCGTCGGTGGGTCAACACGGATCCCGCTTGTACAGCAGACGGTCGAAGAGTTCTTTGGCAAGAAGCCTAACCGGTCGGTCAATCCGGACGAAGTCGTGGCCGTCGGCGCCGCAATTCAGGGTGGAGTATTGTCGGGAGATGTTTCTGACGTGCTGTTGCTTGATGTAACGCCGCTGAACCTCGGAATCGAAACGCTTGGCGGCGTGATGACGAATATGATCCAGGCGAACACGACGATTCCGACGCGCAAGAACGAGATTTTCTCGACGGCGTCCGACAACCAGCCTTCCGTGGAAATCCACGTGTTGCAGGGTGACCGTTCAATGGCGAACGACAACCGGACGATTGGCAAGTTCCATCTTGACGGAATCCCGCCTGCACCGCGCGGTATGCCGCAGGTCGAAGTCACGTTTGACATCGACGCCGACGGTATCCTGCACGTGGCGGCGAAAGACAAGACGACCGGCAAGGAGCAGTCGATCCGGATCGAGGCCTCGAGCGGTCTGACCGATTCGGAGATCGAGAAGATGAGGACGGACGCCAAGGCCCATGCCGACGAGGACAAGAAGAAGCGCGACGAGGTCGACAAGGTCAACACGGCCGACTCGCTCATCTTCACCTCGGAAAAGAACCTTGCCGAGTATGGCGACAAACTCCCGGCCGAGAAGAAGGCGAAGATCGAGAGTGCGCTCGAACGACTCAAGGAGGCCCATAAGGCCCGGAATCTTGCCGAAATCGAATCGTCGATGCAGCAGTTGAATGAGGCCTGGAATGAGGCCAGTCAGGATCTGTACGAGGCTCAGCAGCAGACGACCGGCGAAGAGGCCGGCGGGGACGGGGCCGCAGGCGAAGAGCCCGAGGCCGAAGTCCGAGACGCGGACTACGAGGTCGTCGAAGACGAAGAGGAGAAGTCGTAG